The Gossypium arboreum isolate Shixiya-1 chromosome 6, ASM2569848v2, whole genome shotgun sequence DNA window aataatttttaaaataaaatatttttaacgtaaaatattttattttacctACATTCTGGGTTTGAAAATATCtagatatatattattaatatatttgcaTTTTAATGAATAGTTATAgttgaattattaattttatatttttagttaaatgaaaattataatattaattcctttaaaattaataatttaatttaagttattttaatCTCTTGGTTaaaagatttttttatttttgtctttctcaaaattaatatttcaatttaatccttttaacatAAAACTTGTACCTTTGATCTTTAAAGTTTTATAATTTCATCTTGGCCTTCAATACAAAATTTTtactttgaaataaaaataatgaagacttataaataaatactaatagtTTTATTTAAACCTAAacctaaaatttgaaaattaacatAAGCCCGAACCTTAAACACTAAACTCAAATCCTAAATCATAAactcaaaatttaataaaatcctaaatcatattttataaactcaaaactcgaaattcaaaaaaatataacATTTTAGGTTGAGTGGTATTGaacttatattttaatatttttgagtattgttgaaattgtaattttgattattttatttaaagagTTAAAATATAAGaaagataataaaattaattataatttaaaagaaaaatatttttataattttataaaagagTTGATGATGCGGTTAAGAATAATACtatcttaataaaatactttATGGGATAACACTTAAAAGCACTGCCTTTGATACAAGGCGTGGTTCGTTGACATCACAAAGATGCATGCACAATTGCATATACAAGCACGtagtaatatatgtatatatatttatatgtataattaTTTGTTACGTGGTTGAGATTTTATTATAcgttgtatttatttatttttaaatatcatttaagaatatatttatatgtatatcaAGTAATTATCTTATTATATTTCTAAATAAATATGTACATGTTAAATTTGGAATGCTTTAAAGGTTATATTATATTAGTCTGAAGTGATATTATTAGAAGAAATAgttataaaagattaaaaaaattatGTCGGTTGGGAAGGATGTAATTTAGAAAGTGCTTAAGATGATATTGAGTAGGGTGTTGGTCCAATTAATTAAGCTAATCAATCCTACCAATATCCTGATTtctagttttaatttaattttacaattataaaaagttataaaatgtgggaaattaaattaattttatactaTTAATATCTATCAAATCCAAATAAACTTTTTCCCAGGTGACATAGAGAAACAGGTCgaccttttctcttttcttcttatgGTGTGATgctttttagatttttaaaataaataaaaagaagatTTTGAGGATGTCAATCAATCACTTCTGCTTGCCTATTTCCAAATTAATCACTTGCACTGGGgaatttatttatgaattatttagattaaatatctataaattataacttttattttaaattaattttaaattttaattacattttaaattatcgatattatattaattaagtatttttattattaaaacattaatctaaattttatataattaaatttaaataaaaaatttaaataaaaataaaatattgttgcataatttttaaaactaaagattaaaaataaagtaaaattgaaaaaaaaagagtgcacgataaaatttttataaaattttctaaaaccataaaattaagatttttttatttttgagtaaAACACCTGGATTCCATTACTCGAAGGGTCATTCCATTTCTACTTCAGtgtttgtaaaaaataaaaataaaattattataatatcacttttatttttatcatacttttatactattttaaataaaataattacaaattaCAAATCTTCCTCACTCATTCGGATTTATACAATTTTAGATTCAAAGCttcagttgtaaaatttgattccCATAATCAATAAATTTCAAAGAATAATTTATTGGGTTCagtaatattaaatattaaaattgctTAGCAATTAATAAGATTTCTGCTGATTTTTAAATGCACATGTTTAACTTCAGAATCAAAAGTGGTGTGGTCCAAAGTTTCTACATGGAATGAAATCATTTTGACAATGATATTGCCTCAAAACAACCAAattaaggggaaaaaaaaaaaaaacatgatctAGATTCTACCTAGCTTTCAAACAACAATGTTTGATATTAAGATTCACTATGTACAAGGGCTAAAGAAAAAcatttaatatttgaattttagaatttctTTTCTTGTTTGATCTCTAAAACTTTTTCATATTAAtcttaaatttttcatttttctcaatttaatctttaaaattaaattttattaaagtatCATGATGAGATTGTCACATAATCActtgataataaatttttaaataattttcatgACATAATTTTATACCTTAATGAATTCTAAATTTAAGAATTAAACTAAGAAAGGCTACCAAATTTGGTAAACCCAAAACAATTTAGAGAGTAAGATGAAAAAGTTATAAGTCCAGCtctcaaaaaaattatattaaaattaagtgataaaaattccatattttttatgttagagttctacaaattaaaaaaaaaaaacagttcaATTTATGAGTATTTACCCTCTAAAAAAATTAACTCCACTTAACTTGGAATTTATTCAACTCCCATTGTAAAGAATTTCCGGAGAAAAAAAAGCAATATGAAGTAACCTTGAAGAACACCCCAAAACAAAAACCCTAAAGGAAAAGATTGTTATATTCGATTTGCATAACAATTATCAAACACCCTATAGCACTAATttgcctttttttctttttttctctctgcaaaaaaaaaaaaggaacaagGAATCATGGCTTAGAGGAAAATTATAATGTACAAGATGTACAGATGGTCTGAGATTTTCCCACTATCCAAACAACAccaactctttttcttttcccaAGGTAAGGGTTCACTGAGACAAAACTCTCTCCCTTGTTTGAAACCTTTAGCTATTCagccttttttttaataaaaattttctcTTCTCATCTATTGTAAGGCAAGGCAACATCAAGATTTTGATGTTCCTTTGACAGTAAATTAATGAATAGTTGAAAAGCCAGTGTTGCTGTGAGATACAAAATCTGTATATTTTCTCAGGATTTCAAACCCCCCCACCCCCccccgcaaaaaaaaaaaaaagaaaaaaaaaggtcaaccatggtgatgatgatgatgatgatgattatgATGAGTACAAAAGTGATGCTTTGCTTCTCGTTTCCAACACCATTCAATGTCTTCAGCTATCCTCTTAGCATCCATTGATGTACCTAGCAAACCACGTTTAGTGAACCCCACGGCGTATAGCCCACTCTCACCTTTCCACCCATTAGGGAATGGCCTTCTAGGGTACCCATCTTTCTCTGAGAACATCTTCCTTTCCTGACATTTTCATTTCCTCTCTTTAgccccctttttttctttttttagggTTAATTTCACTTGACATCCTCAACTATTACCCAAATTTTAATTTGGTCTCCAAACTTCAATATGCATCAATTAATAATTCCTTAGCCAAACCATTAGCTTGATTGTTAAATGCCAACTCAAAATTTGATGTGGAGCATTTTTAAAGTATATGGATCAAATCATAAATATGTAAATACCTATTGCACGGGCAACTTAGATCTTATgtgttaaaaaaaagaaaagaaataatccCGTCCTTTTTTAACATATTAGATCTGAACTATCCACATGATAAGTATACATATGTTTATAGTTTGATCTACATGTTTTGAGTATGCTTCATATCATATCCAAACTGCCATTTAAGGCCTAAATTAATGGCAAAGTTGAAAGCAAAACTTGATTGACGAGTTAAAGATCTTTTAAGGACTCAGTTAGAAAGTTTTGAAGTTGAAAGACCAATTTAGAAACTCAACAATAGTTTTAGGGATGTTTGGTGGGACTAACCCTTTTGTTTATCATCttttaaaaagaaacaaagtaaaaaagaaagataaagGGTATAGTATATACCTTTAGCCAATAGGGTACATTGCTTTTATAACCAGTTGCAAAGATGATTGCATCAAAGTTTTCAGTTTTGCCATTGACAAACTCCACCGCATGTCCTTTTAGGCACTTGATGCTTGGACATACCTACAATGCCAACACACTTAAGAATTTCAACGTTTTATACAAAATGTAATATATAAAAAGTCCCTGTATTTTGTGTTTTTGACGAATTCAGTCTCTATATTATAATTTTGATACTTTCTAATCTTTTTAGTTTCACTAATTCCATCAAATATTTTCACAGTGGCTTATTTAAATACATGATgacgtaatatatatatatatatatatatatatacttggcATTCTAAACATATTTGTGCAATTATAATAAAGAAAAAGCCAAAAAGTATAtaacatatatttttttaaaaatgaaccCCAAAGTTTAATATGTCTTTAGTCAAATTATAGGGAATGGATTAAATCCACCAAAAATGCAAATGCGAAGGGGAAAATTCTTTGATTGAAAGTTTGGGAATTTTGGAATGTAATACaaggtaaaaaagaaaaaaaaaatgttgaagCAAAAACGAAAAAGcaacagtatataaaatatagGATCAATAAAAAGCAGTATAACTAGTTCGTTAGTAGGGCAAATGGAAAAGTGATTGAGATATGAATGACACAAAAGGCAAAGTACCTTAATGTCTCCACTTTTGATTTTGGCAAGCGTGCCAACATCTAAGACGGGTGTCTTTCCAGACAGATTCTTGAGTTGGAGGGGACCCAACCGAGGCCGGTCCAACCCGAAACGAGCCGTGTCACCGAGCATCAACCACGATACGATCAGCAAGAACCAGTCGACAAGCCGCATGGGCAACCACTTGAGCAGCCACATGGACAACCCGAAAGTCGATCTCCCCAGCATCTCTCGAGGGAGGATGTGTACCTtggattttcattaaaaaaaaaagaattatataGAGTTAGCGGAGGAAATTAGCTCTATCTTTTGCTGTTAAGTTGATTGAGGAAACTTTGTTCATAGTGGTGTCGAGATCTTCATCATTACGACAACATATATAATAAGATCATAAGTTTTGTCTTGTGTTGCGCATGCTTGGTTAATCCCAAGAAAGTGAAAGACGAAAGATGTTCTTTTTTTTGTAAGCTTGATAAATCTTTGGAACTTGAAGCTGCCAACCATGGCAATTCCATGAAATGAAACCAGTATGAATGCCTTGCACAAAACTTGTTCAAGTTTGTTTTTAGGCAGAGTCAAAACATATATTTTCAATCGAAAACAATATCAAATTTATTCAGGGTTTGTAATTCTCAACAAAACCATGCTTTTTTTAGACAATGAAACCTGTTGGTACGAAGTTTATTAAACAACAAAACATTACCAAACTTATTCACGGTTAGTAACATTAAGTAAAACCATGTGTTTTCAATTTCCTTTGACTATGTTTTAGTTggcatataaaaatgaaaattgagaaattcttttgtttttttgCAATTCTAAAACATGAGGGGACAGcatgagattttttttttgtttactgTAATTAACTTTATTATAAAACAACtcagaattttaaaaattatcaaaatcctTTAGTGGGTTGATTTTTAGCTTTAACTGTttatagaggaaaaagaaaagaaaggggaaGAAAGAGAGACGCCATAGCCGTTGTTAAAaagagggttttttttttttttttcttactgTATCTCTGACCACAACTGAAGGCTTAGCATTGTGATTGTAGAGATCCAAACAGACCTCCATGCCTGAATTCCCACACCCCACCACCAAAACCCTTTTCCCTCTAAACTCTTCTCCACTTTTATATGAACTCGTATGCCTTATATCCCCACCGAACTCACCCATTCCTTCTATCTCCGGCACCACCTCCTCCGCATTCTCCCCCGTCGCAACCACCAGCCACCGGCAAACGTATTCCGTCTCTTTTCCCTTCGACCTCACGCTTCTTACGCGCCAAAAACCGACCGTCGGGTCGTACTCGGCTCGCGAAACCGTCTCGTTGAACCGTGGCCTGATATCGAACTTCTTGGCATAGGATTCGAGGTAGTCGACGAATTGTTGTTTGGTTGGGTACGTAAGGAAGTCGGTAGGGAACCCCATGAGTGGAAGCTCACAAAACTGCTTCGGCAAGTGAAGGTGTAGGCGATCGTAGGTCTTGAATTGCCACAACGATGCTATGCAATTGGATCTCTCTAGGATTACACTGGGTACACCTTTGGCTTTCAAACAAGCCGCCGCCGCCAGACCCGACGGCCCTGCTCCGACGATGAGTGGCCCCGGAACGTATACGCAACGCGACGACCGAGAACACGATTTATTCATCTTCTCAATGAATATAGGATCATGAGCTTGTTTTCCTTCTATTTCTCTCAAGCTGTCCATGGAATACAAAAGAAGTGGTGACGCTACCTTAATTTTGGGGTTTGCTAAGACTAAGAGCAAAGAAAAGGGGGTGGTGGAGCTTAAGAGAAAAAGCAAAACTGAAGAGAAACCATGTTATTTTGACAAGAAAAAACGTGGTGTATGTTGTTGTAGGAGAAGATTAGGCGGAGATTTAGTGATAAATTTACTTTCTTTAAAGGGAGATTAGGTTTTTGTGTGTGGCCTTTATATATTGGAGAGTTGTGATCCACTTAGAGTTGAAAAATTCAGTTGTTGTTTGATCTATGATTTGGGGCTAAGCAGGTAATGGCTTAAACAGCATTTGAAGACtgagaaagagagagaaagagagtgaAACAGAGACCGAAGGAATGAAACAAAGAGACGGTGATATGTGTAtaactctctctctatatatattccTTTTGTTCACTCAGAAATTCATTtcatacacataaacatatgagGGGGAATTAAAATTTAAGTGGTAAAGGAGGCTAAAAAAGAATTCAAGTGGGGACATCACATTACATTTATTCTTTTTATTAACCCCCCGAAATTGTGAACTAAACCTCGCTTTGGtttattaatttctttttatttgtattatCAATTTAGTATCAGAATTTGTTATTTAATCGTGACTCAGGTGTGCTAGAAGACTAGTTTTGATATGATATATGGAAAACATTTATAATATGTGCATGTATATATCTATCATAGATTTTAATGATAGTTTAAAATTTTGTCAATTTGTATTAAATATACTTTAGGGTTACCATTTAACATTGAAATTGTCGATTAGGTTGATGGAAGGACTTGattgatataatattaaaattttgaaaatttaattagaatgttttaaaatttaaagactaatttaaaattcaaactaTAGTTTGGGGATGTATGGTAAAATAAATCCATTCTTAACAAATAATCCCTAAATTAATCCTGATTAAGATAAGTTAAAACAGATATTAATCTAGAAGATTGTTGGTAGGATTCTCACTGGATTtggagtttttatttttatttttagggtaatctataaaaatagtcacttttgtttgcctcaagttatattttagtcatttatgtttgaaatgtttctttttagtcacttatgttattattttgttacgaagtgatcactctaccgttaagttccgttatctctctaacggtaatcctacgtcccaatccaactagattttaagtgccaacttggatttctaaatgggataaaaatagatttttaattaaaaatttaattaattaaaatttttaaacttaaaccttaactaaaaaaactgttcatatcatctttttaatttttcttccatATCTTCTTTTTTCaatgggtttttttttctttctcatttgattggaaaaactattattaagatcaaaatagttgaaatcaaattgaTTCCTTCATAAAGATAGATTCAATGGAAAGTTCAGGTATGTCTTATTTGTATTCCTCTATCTCTTTTATTCAGTATTGAAAAACAAAAGATTAGATTTTTTatttgttgtaggccaattttaacccatttacgtcaaaacccaatttagccttacctaacccaccaaaattaaacccaaaactcaaaatcttaactacccaaagcccaatttacatcaaaaccccaatggcccaaaccctaagcccaaattaaaataaaaaaacctagcccacaacctaaacttttctcaactaaatcctagcctttgccaccaccaactccactagccacacttgctctaccaccaactccactagctaCACTTGCTCCACTACCTATTCCACTAGCCACACTCCACCACCcattgtacctacaaatgaagacataaacaataaaaaatattttgtaaatggctatacaagccttctcatattttgtattaaGGGAGAGGAAGAAGTTTTaggggagaaagttattgtaaaggatttttgagaggtttttttagagtaatcaaggagaagagttattgtaaaggctagtttttggagagagtagttttttggagattaatcaaagatcaaaacaAAAAAGGTTTCTtcgtctattctcgttttaagttctttgtttgcttatcattttttctttcaatcttattttgtttcttttatccgaaagtaaaaataaaaggaggaagcttatccatttttaccgaaaaagttttttttgaGGTCCGGCTACCGTGTACGGTGGCGCCGATGGTGGCCGGCGGCGGTCCGGTGACCGGACGGTGGCCGGCTTTGTGGCCGAAAATCACccactctctccctctctctttttttgttattattatatttcttaatattatattatatatatattcttttaatatattaggtatattctaaattctatattacgtatatatattatactattttatgtatatatctttaatactatattatttatatatatatatatatatatatattacatgttatcttatgtgtatattttaattatattatcacgtatttattttttatatatgtacatatttatgtagtattattaatagtattatttttaaacatcatttttatttttaatatatatatatattatgtacaccttttatttctattttattttttatttgtcaatattaattattattattctaatattttgatattttaatattttatattattcacatcactattcgcattttttacaataatattcttagatttttttactatcattttagaaatttttacattttaattttaagaataaggcaatgtatcgattttaacattaagtcattgatttcatcgctatgttgggtgaagttagtcggctcgtgttaaaaacggaatattcttctaaaaaaccaaaaacttacaacttctcatttccttcaatcggatcacacttaaatgtcaaattgaattcgtatttttgaaaatcaagacaacacgtgtttaataagataccaattttgggcgtcgcgagggtgttaataccttcctcgcgcgtaactgactcccgaacccaacgttactctggcttttgacgtagacctaaatttggccttcatttttgtggaagaataagttttcttttctaaaaaaggatgatttattaggtgttcggtcacacctagaaaaaagatcggtggtgactcccttttttaataaaatcgaaagtcgatttttaaattttcaaataatcgccttaattagcgaccgaaagagaaatttttacgtcgctacattattgtttaatgaaaaccctaaattaaaattcttgatattttgttctattttttgaaattttttgtaaacatgtattttattttgcgTCAATAGACATCCTATAAAATGCAACCAGAAACATGTTTCATTcaagctaattttaaaattttcataa harbors:
- the LOC108455349 gene encoding indole-3-pyruvate monooxygenase YUCCA6-like, coding for MDSLREIEGKQAHDPIFIEKMNKSCSRSSRCVYVPGPLIVGAGPSGLAAAACLKAKGVPSVILERSNCIASLWQFKTYDRLHLHLPKQFCELPLMGFPTDFLTYPTKQQFVDYLESYAKKFDIRPRFNETVSRAEYDPTVGFWRVRSVRSKGKETEYVCRWLVVATGENAEEVVPEIEGMGEFGGDIRHTSSYKSGEEFRGKRVLVVGCGNSGMEVCLDLYNHNAKPSVVVRDTVHILPREMLGRSTFGLSMWLLKWLPMRLVDWFLLIVSWLMLGDTARFGLDRPRLGPLQLKNLSGKTPVLDVGTLAKIKSGDIKVCPSIKCLKGHAVEFVNGKTENFDAIIFATGYKSNVPYWLKERKMFSEKDGYPRRPFPNGWKGESGLYAVGFTKRGLLGTSMDAKRIAEDIEWCWKREAKHHFCTHHNHHHHHHHHG